TTATCTTTTAGAAACGATCTGAACTATGTTTTATCACAAATTGAGTCAACAATCAATTAAATTAAAACTTCTACATGATTATACTTAATCTATACTATTTTTGGGGCCCTTCGAATTCGAGGGCATGTAGCCACGATGCTTTAGCGGGTTTACTGTCTCCGCTACGCATGTGTGCCTGGAAAGGGCACTGATCGGTGACTTGGGCCGTGGTTGACTGCCCAATCCGCATGCGGCGCAGGCTTTCCTGCAGTAGCTCCTCGTACCGCGCAAGAACAGCAGGCTCATGCGCCACACCGCAGCAGCAGAACACTTGCCAGTTGCCAGGCCACTCCGATAGCCCTCCGGTCCGGTCATGGTCAAGAACGCATCACTGTGCCGTCTGCTCTCTGCATTGCAAACCGGGGTACGGTACAATTACGAAGACAGGAAAAATAAACTCTTGGAAAAGCCAGCCACAACTCACGGTTTCTTTCTATTGCAAGTAGTAGTCAAGTGAAGAGAAAGTGTCTACAGTGGCTAGTATATCACTTAGAAAAAGAAGCAACGGTTTCCCGCAAAAAAACAATCATTGTTCACAAGCTGCATCCTGCAGATTTGTCCTGCTCTTGCATCTAGGCTTCTAGACACTGTAGATCGGTGTCACGCTGTCAGCACTAGTCGCTAAGTCCGAAGCTGCAAGCCGCCGGGGACTGCACCGCTGTGTGTGTGTCCCCGTGTGCTACCTAGTGCGTGGCCTCGCCTCGCCAACACGGCAACACGGGATTGgcctcgcgccgcgcgcgccgacgccggcgccgccgaaaGCTGCCATCCACGACCAATCTCCACCACCCGGGCTCTCGGCCGACGGCTGCAAACGCTCCTGGACCCGGAGGGCCTCTGGCGTACGTGGCCGCGCCGCAAAACCCCTACTGTTCCCGCCGCGGCCAGAACGTCCGTTATGTATGTGGCGCGACACGCCTGCGTGCGCAGTGTGCATCCGGAGCTACCGAGCGAGAGCTCACGATGCCGCAGCGCGCCGCGAAGCCGTCGTTGCTCGTCGACGCGCTCCTCTTCGCCGcaggcgccgtcgtcgccaccGTGCTGCTGCTCGCGCTCGCCAACCCGTTCGCCCAGCCGGACTCCAACTACGAGGGAGCAGcggccgccctgcgcgccggctcctccgcgggcggcggcggccgccctgcgcgccggctcctccgcgggcggcggcggccgcacgtTCTACGATGACCCGGCGCTGGCGTACACCGTGGACCGGCCCATCGCGGGGTGGGACGAGAAGCGCGCCGGGTGGGCGCGCGCGCACCCGGAGCTCTCCCGCGGCGGGGAGCGCGTCCTGATGGTGTCCGGCTCGCAGCCGGCGCCGTGCGGGGCCCCCGGCGGCGACCACACGCTGACGCGGCTGCTCAAGAACAAGGCGGACTACTGCCGGCTCCGCGGCGTGCAGCTGCTGTACAACACGGCGCTGCTGCGGCCGTCGATGGACCGGTACTGGGCCAAGATACCGGCGATCCGCGCCGCCATGGTGGCGCACCCGGAGGCGGAGTGGGTGTGGTGGGTGGACTCGGACGCCGTGCTCACCGACATGGACTTCCGCCCCACGCTGCGCCGGTACCGCGGCCACAACCTCGTCGTCCACGGCTGGCCGCGCCTCGTGTTCGAGGCCAGGTCCTGGACCAGCCTCAACGCCGGGGTGTTCCTCATCCGGAACTGCCAGTGGTCGCTCGACTTCATGGACGCGTGGGCCGCCATGGGGCCCGACTCCCCGGACTACCGGCGCTGGGGCGCCGTGCTCAAGTCCACGTTCGGGGACAAGGTGTTCGACGAGTCGGACGACCAGTCGGCGCTCGTGTACATGCTGCTGCAGAGCAGCAGCCCGTGGCGGGAGAAGGTGTTCCTCGAGAGCGACTACTACTTCGAGGGCTACTGGCTGGAGATCGTGGGGCGGCTCGGCAACATCACGGAACGGTACGAGGCCATGGAGCGGCGACCGGGGTCGGCCGcgctgcgacggcggcgcgcggaggtcGAGcacgcggcgcgcgccgcggcgaggaACGCGGTGCTGGCGAGGGCCGGGCTGGCGGAGGCCGGAGTGAACGGGTGGCGCCGGCCCTTCGTGACGCACTTCACGGGGTGCCAGCCCTGCAGCGGGCAGCGGAACGAGCACTACACCGGGTCCAGCTGCGACGAGGGCATGCGCCGCGCTCTCAACTTCGCCGACGACTAGGTGCTCAGGGCGTACGGGTTCCGGCACGCTGGGCCGCTCAGCGACGACGTTGAGCCGCTGCCGTTCGACTACCCAACGACCGCTAGACAGTGACCAGCAAGTCAAGCGTCTGTGGGTGCGGCCGATCGACGTGAGGTCCGCAGCAAAACGTCATGCTGTAATTCTCTCGGCTTCATAACTTAAGACGTGTACTTAGCCAACAGGAGCCTTCGCTGCTGATTCTCAATGAAAATGCAGAACATTACGGTCATGTTTGGATccatggactaaactttagaccTAAAGTTAGTCTATTATGTGATCTAAATAGGTGGACTAAATGcagactaaagtttagtccattaGTTCTCAAAACCTATCTAGTGATTTAAATAGGTGGACTAAATGcaaactaaagtttagtccattaGTTCTCAAGACCTATCTAGTCCATAATTTGAACTAAACCAACCTCTAAACTATGAAAAGATCAAACCACCCCTCGCCATGCGCATTTAGACACAACAGCAGTATAATCTAACCGTGAAAGGATATTTCTATACTTTTATAGACATCTCACCTTAAAGTTCAGTCTATGCCCCATTGAAATATAGAACGCTAAACCAAACCTGGTACAAATCAGTACTTCGCATAAACTCGAAGCAAACAGATTCAGATACGTCGAGAGGCACGAATCAGCGGATGGCAACAGATAAACAGATGCAGCAAGTCAACAGCTTCATTGTTCAAGCTAGTAGCCACAAGTGCACAAAGTGCTTAACAGTTCTGAGTAGACTAGTTCAACCACTCAGCTGAATCTGCACTTTCAGCAGTTAGATATCCTAGAGGAGTTCATGCAGCACACGCTACGGTTTTACATGTAAAGCATAAACCGACTATGCAGAACATCCAAAAACATCAAACGGTCTGTTTGCAGATTCCAAGTTCCTTGATCAGCAACATTGCTGCTTCAGATTCAGGTGGCAGTGGAGGCCAGTAAGAACGGTGTTCAATCAGGATAGAGGTGTTATTCAAAGTTCAAACATCTGCAGGGGTTTACCTGCCTAGCTCCATGGAGATTCACTTGACTGCTTTTATGTTGGCGAGAGTAGCAAGAACTTCAGTGATTGGACCTTCGTTAACTGACCTATTGGCCTGGATAGAAACAAATTTGGATTTTACAAAAGTTCGATGATGGTAGGTTCAGAATATAAGAGTACTGAAGTGCCAAGAGAGAGGCTGACCTTGAGAGATGGCATCAGTGCATAGACCTCTTCAACGGTCTCTGGCCCAATGTTTGCTATCATGCATATCTGTTGCAAGCACAAAAAAGTGGAGGAGTTAGATGAGGGTGGTGCTACATAAAGAAAAGTcaagaaaggaagaagaaattaagTAACTAACCTCACCATCATTAACACCGCATTTTTTAAGTGGTCTACAGCAACAAGTCAAGGAACTGAACTGCTAACATGCATGATTGATGAATTATACAACTCTATAATAAGAAGTTACTTCTAATAGCTCTACAGCCTTAATAAATAGAGGATACTCCAGAGCTTGTTTTACAGAGCCAGCAGTTCTGAAATGGTTTCCATCTTTTGCATATTGGAAAGCTTTGTCAAATGACCTGCACAGGCAACAACGAGGAGTATAGAGAAGCTGAACAACTAAGAGGCTTGAACATAGCACAGAGAATGATTAGTCAGGCAGAACAAAACACAAGCAGCAATAAACTTACTCAGGAATTTTGATTTTGGGATCCTCTGATAAGATAGCCATATGCTCATGAATTTCTTGCAACAGTTCAGCTGCTTCACAATTCATTAGCATCTTAGAGTTTGGAGGGATATCTGCAACCAATAATAACAGCACAAATTATTTCCATTCTTGAGATTACAAGGGAAGGTCGCAGGATAAGGTTATGCGACTTGTTTAGAGATAAGGGCTCATGGAAATCAGACTACTGCTCATTCAGAATAGTGTCAGCATACCACATTCACAATGGCATAAAACACACCAGCCCTCAGACACAGACACACACGACCATAAGAATGTCTCGTATACCACTAAGATGACATTTGAGCTCTCGAACTCATGCCAGGACAACACAAATATAGCTAATTTTTAATGCATTttctcaaacaccttttgtgCATACACCAACAAGCAAAAAATTGCTTAATAACAACACCCACTCACTATCTCACACTTCTACAAACAGATAAATGCAAGAACCAGATCCAGCTGACCAACTTAAGTGAAGAATGACCAGATTTACAAATGGGAGGGGAAAATGAAAAATTATGCGGGACAAAATACAAGGGGCCAGTGAGAGCATTTAATCCATTGTTGACAACAAAATACAACTATACAGGTGCAGGCAACAAATAAAGACGCGTTCCAATCGCTCACAAACCACAGTCTAATCTTCATATGGTCCATAACTTGATTATGAAGATATGTTGAGGAAAAAGCAACTGTCTAGTCCACTAGTCCTTATACAGACCCTCCCTAACCTAGTTTTCTCAAGGTGAAGAACAGATAAAATAAAGTGGGGAAGAAGTCCCAAAGCCAAGAAGCAGCATGAGTTCAAAACTTGAGGTACCAAAAACACAACTAGTGAATTACCAAACCAGGCACAGGTGGGCTTTCTTTTCACAACATGAACTGCTAAAATTTGAGCCTAGATTCCTAGAATGGCAATAAAACCATAGCGTCCTATCACTAGTAGTCTATTTCAGCATTACAAGATTGAGTAATGATCATCAAAATAAGCTTCATTTTGAGAATTTCACTGAAGGGAACTGACCAAGCTCCAGCTTTAGTTCTGCATCAGACTTAGTAGGCACTACATTTGATGAAGAGCCCTTTCCACCTTTGCCACCACTGTATGCCTTTCCTTGGCTTGCTTTTcctaaaaagagagagaaattaACACTAAGAACATAACATGTGAAAAAGAAAATTAATGCAACTACAGTACAGAGGTAAACACTCTGATCTTATAGCACAAATATTTAAGTAACTTTCTAAGGGGATCATGTGTAGTAGCATTGTGCGTGCATACCTTTAGAGAAAGACGAACCCTTCCCACCAGTTTTTAGGCTCCCAGATGAAGCCTTCCCATTTGGCTTGGAATGAACAGGAGTAAGCTCTTCTACAAAACCTAGAAACAGGAAGTGCTGTGAGTGCTGCAGGTTTCAATTTCAACCATGCATGACATTATTCATGGGCAGTAACATTCAGCTACATCCTATATTTCAGAATTTTCTTGATGTGATGGGGTTCCAATGTCCCATATTTGCTCTTACCATAATActgaaaaataaaatacaaTCATACAACATATATTGAGCTCAATTATCACCACCTGGCAGGTGTTATGTCCACAGCGCACCCACAAATCATGATTCAAGAGTAGTTTGTAGTGCACTTGCAATCAAAATGATATGTGCATTCACATTTAATCGGTGTCAATGACTAGACCATGAATGTATGCTGTGTGAATAAAAAAACATGGAAAGCTCCTATTCATATGCCGCCAATTTTTCTTTAGTAGCATATCAACTGTATGGAGCCTGCCAATAAAAGCTGATGGGCACTGCCATAGAGTTTTGGAATCCAATGATTAAAACCAAACACAAACAATAATGGAGGTACTTTTTCCTCCCCTCAATGAACTAGTCCTAGGGGCATCCTTACATGTAATAAACGCTATACAAGAGAACAGCATAACATGTCTACATGTCAAGAATGTCAGGAGTTCAATCATAAATACATGTGTCAAATGGGTGCTGGAGCATTTCATGAGTTATAGAATGGCAAAAATTGTAACATGAAAACTGAATTTGCCGTTACCTTCAGAGTCAGAGTCAGAATCTGATGAATCGAGCACAACTGGCCGGTTGACAGAACCCTTGTGCTTTCCATTCGGTACTCGATCCATTGGCAAAACTTGTTGAGACTCTTAACCAAAAGATGCGCACAAGTTCTGCTTCTCAAAACCTACATTATTCATATTTGAATCAATCACAAAATTGCAATGCGAATAGTGTTAGAGCCTTCAGTGAAGAATCTTTCCCATCATACATAGTCCTTCCCTAAATCACCATGGAGTAACAGGGGCGGACCCAGCTATAGGACACGGGTGTACACATGTACACCCGGTAATTTTTGCAAACGAAATCGAAGTTAGTAGGTAATATATTGTAAAtggattcagatccgaataaaaatagttttgttagggtttggggtgctccgcctcgcacagcagaaggaaatagaaggggcgggcatacctggaggatgcgctcgtcgccggcaaagggctggCGAGGACGTGacaaatggcgccgccgctcgcccagtcgtctCCCCCAGGGAGGAAGAGCAACGGAGGAGAGTTCGAGAGAAGGGGAAGGTTAAAAACAGAGTGAGGAGGTGGTGTGGTGAGTGAGCTCGCTCGACTGGGGCGTCCAATTCCCAACTACAGCcgatcaacaaaaaaaaaatcccaactACAGCGGTGAGACCCGATGTATGGGTGCGACACGATCACAACCCTGAAAACGTAACTACAAGAAATATCTATCCTATAATCACTGTTAAGTGTTAACATCATTTTTTGGCACGTATCTAGCTAATTCAGTGGAGCAGGCGGTTGATGGAAGATGGCGGATGCCAAAGCAGTAGGAGAAAAGCAAACTAGGCTCGTGGTACTGATGAGGCGTCATGACCGATGGAGCGGAAATTGGGCCGACGTGCAACAATTATTGAGTGGAGTCCGCGACATAGAGTTGTATTAGAGGAaagtttttgttttctttttaatcAAGTCATGTAAATTATCGCGATCGATTAGATTAGGAGTTCTAGCTTAGGTTATAATAAATAGCAGTCCTAAAGAGTTTTGTCGTGGGCTtctggggtacccacagccgggtggcggaacgcacccgtctTTTCCCCGAGGGGAggactcggggaagtgctaatcttttaggccgatctagcttcggggcaagaacgcaagagcacatggatttagagtggttcgggccgtcggagcgtaataccctacgtccactgtgtgttgtattacACTAcgaatgaatgagtctatcctctgcctctaaGTCTCTCTTTGGACTTGACCTTTTCTCTAAcgggcgcctcccttttataaagcaaggagggcgcgtacacaggtgttggaccccgacaggtgggtccaacatgGATGTATACTATAGACACTAATGGAGCTACAGTGGTGGAGCATCTCTTGCcagatacgcttcatcgccttGTAGATGTTCTGACCGAGGGGAGTCTTCTCCCGTCCCATCTGGGAgacgcccgttgaggcagtgtaggttgcggcgtagactgttgggtctaccgcgtaggcgttatgatactccgtcgccgagttgtcgtgtctaattggtgtagcagactgacgtgcacggcgtgagtggcgccagcggctggaCAGTGTACCTTAGTAACGCGcggtcaacagtacagcctggcgaaagtctcctcgggttctgctgtggcagagcgctcttaacgtctcccgcattgaatgcggtaggtggccaagtcttcccgaggaagcttggcagccgcgcgcgtatctgtgtctgcggacacgtggcggctccggacccccaggCGGGGTCCGTTCCCTCCCTgtcgaggggtccggatagtgtatggggtccgggaccctgtgggaggtccgggccccccgACTGTTTTGTCTGAGTGCTttcttctccgggacacgtggtgacaccggacccgaccccgagcgggatgcgggtccgagaccgttggtccggtgagatggagtcggaccccaggggtccggttgctcagctcttttgggcgtagttacggataactatgagtcttgacacagcaagagggggtaccctagtccagaggtaccgacagtggcccccgggcccacctcgggagaggtacgaacccgcaggtggggtcATTATTGTGACGCAATGCTGATTGCGTTGGCGTGCTCATGTTGAGAGCGAGTGCTCTGGACCCCTTCAAGGCCGTAGcacttgttgccaggttcaggtactagagcgctctccgcagggcggcgaaggtgcaggcttaTGGTATGGAACCGAGCTAAGTGGCTGCTCAGACCTTGAACCGCCCAGGGAGCCAGCACTACTTCCCCGGACTCGGCTCCAGGCgatcgtggcgagcggtctccgccggagcgggccaccggagtggacttggagcgaccgtggcgagcggtctccgccggagcgggccaccggagtggacttggagcgaccgtggcgagcggtctccgccgg
This window of the Panicum virgatum strain AP13 chromosome 1K, P.virgatum_v5, whole genome shotgun sequence genome carries:
- the LOC120640264 gene encoding DNA-directed RNA polymerase II subunit 4-like, which produces MDRVPNGKHKGSVNRPVVLDSSDSDSDSEGFVEELTPVHSKPNGKASSGSLKTGGKGSSFSKGKASQGKAYSGGKGGKGSSSNVVPTKSDAELKLELDIPPNSKMLMNCEAAELLQEIHEHMAILSEDPKIKIPESFDKAFQYAKDGNHFRTAGSVKQALEPLKKCGVNDGEICMIANIGPETVEEVYALMPSLKANRSVNEGPITEVLATLANIKAVK